From a region of the Methanobacterium sp. genome:
- the mcrD gene encoding methyl-coenzyme M reductase operon protein D has protein sequence MDIEIFPHRLLNVDTAERLLNSLDSIEGIKKMIIHGPRLPPAKEGHPDSKTIVINGEEVKMQVKPGRILLEIEAEEVIDSIKEVCEDELPFGYNIHIGQFIRKQKTVSDKLKYGAELEEIPEEMVGLTDQNAQLSERAKILKRKKEE, from the coding sequence ATGGATATCGAGATTTTTCCACACAGATTATTGAACGTAGATACTGCTGAAAGATTGCTAAACAGTCTTGATAGTATAGAAGGTATCAAAAAAATGATTATACACGGACCAAGACTCCCTCCAGCCAAAGAAGGACACCCAGATAGCAAAACTATTGTAATAAATGGCGAAGAAGTAAAAATGCAGGTTAAACCTGGCAGAATACTATTGGAAATAGAAGCAGAAGAGGTCATAGATTCTATCAAAGAAGTGTGTGAAGATGAATTACCATTTGGATATAACATCCACATCGGACAATTCATAAGAAAACAGAAAACAGTCAGCGATAAACTTAAATACGGGGCCGAATTAGAAGAAATTCCTGAGGAAATGGTTGGTTTAACCGACCAGAATGCACAACTCAGTGAAAGAGCAAAAATACTAAAAAGGAAAAAAGAAGAATGA
- the mcrB gene encoding coenzyme-B sulfoethylthiotransferase subunit beta, giving the protein MARFEDKIDLYDDRGNLVEEQVPIEALSPLRNPAIKSIVQGIKRTVAVNLEGIENVLKTGKVAGGKILGREMDLDIVGNAEAIAQEAKEMILVEEGDNTKVELLAGGKRALVQLPSARLDAAAEYSATSLVTASAFIQAIVNQFDISMYDANMVKAAVLGRYPQTVEYAGGNIATMLDIPQKLEGPGYALRNIMVNHVVAATLKNTMQAAALSSLLEQTAMFEMGDAVGRFERMHLLGLAYQGMNADNIVYDLVKDNGKEGTVGSVILDLVAKAEEDGVIGVEKEMGDFKLYGTDDLAKWNAYNAAGQMAATMVNQGAARAAQGVSSTLLYYNDILEFATGLPGVDFGRVEGTAVGFSFFSHSIYGGGGPGIFNGNHIVTRHSKGFAIPCVAAAMALDAGTQMFSPEATSGLIKDVFSQVDEFREPLKYVVEAAADIKGNI; this is encoded by the coding sequence AAGAGGACAGTAGCAGTGAACCTCGAAGGTATAGAGAACGTTCTAAAGACTGGAAAGGTTGCTGGAGGAAAGATATTAGGAAGAGAAATGGATCTCGACATAGTCGGAAATGCTGAAGCCATAGCACAGGAAGCAAAAGAAATGATTCTTGTAGAAGAAGGGGACAACACCAAAGTCGAACTTCTCGCAGGTGGAAAGAGAGCATTAGTTCAATTACCATCCGCAAGGCTTGATGCGGCTGCTGAATATTCAGCAACTTCATTGGTAACTGCATCTGCATTCATCCAGGCTATCGTTAACCAGTTTGATATCAGTATGTATGATGCAAACATGGTAAAGGCAGCAGTTTTAGGTAGATATCCACAAACAGTTGAATACGCAGGTGGAAACATTGCTACCATGCTTGACATACCTCAAAAATTAGAAGGTCCAGGTTACGCACTAAGGAACATTATGGTTAACCACGTTGTGGCAGCAACTCTCAAAAACACAATGCAGGCAGCAGCTTTATCCAGTCTCCTCGAACAAACAGCTATGTTTGAAATGGGGGATGCAGTAGGAAGATTTGAAAGAATGCACCTGCTCGGTTTAGCTTACCAGGGAATGAACGCAGACAACATTGTATATGATCTTGTAAAAGATAACGGTAAAGAAGGAACAGTAGGGTCTGTTATACTTGATCTGGTTGCAAAAGCAGAAGAAGACGGTGTGATCGGAGTCGAAAAAGAAATGGGCGACTTCAAATTATATGGAACTGACGACTTAGCCAAATGGAACGCATACAACGCAGCAGGACAAATGGCAGCTACAATGGTCAACCAGGGTGCTGCAAGAGCTGCTCAAGGTGTATCTTCAACATTACTATACTACAACGATATTCTGGAATTCGCAACAGGACTACCTGGTGTAGACTTCGGTAGAGTAGAAGGTACTGCAGTTGGATTCTCCTTCTTCAGTCACTCCATCTACGGTGGAGGTGGACCGGGTATCTTTAATGGTAACCACATCGTTACAAGGCACAGTAAAGGATTTGCTATACCATGTGTAGCAGCCGCAATGGCACTCGATGCAGGTACTCAGATGTTCTCCCCAGAAGCAACCTCAGGACTAATTAAAGACGTATTCAGCCAGGTTGATGAATTCAGAGAACCACTCAAATATGTAGTGGAGGCAGCTGCCGATATAAAAGGCAATATTTAA